The window AGAGCTTTCAAACCAGAAGATATTAAAATCAGGTTACGCATTCTCTGACTGCAGGAGGATAATGACAAGTATAGGTGGATAGTTTATAATACCCTTAATGGATAAACTGCCCCTTTCTGTTGCTTTAATATCTTTCAACGAAGAAGAAAATATCGGCAGAACCCTTGATGCGGTTCAGGATATAGCCTCAGAGATAATTCTTGTTGACTCAGGATCAACAGACAAAACAGTTGAGATCGCAAGAAGTTACGGAGCAAAAGTTTTTATTGAGGAATGGAAAGGCTTCAGGGATCAAAAAAACTCAGCGCTTGAGAAATGCACTCAGGAATGGATACTTTTTTTAGACTGTGATGAGGTCGCATCAAAAGAGCTGAAAAAATCAATCATAAATGCTGTTAAAAATCCTTTTGCTGATGGTTACATGATAAACAGAAAAACGGTTTATCTTGGAAAACTTCTCAATCACGCCTGGCAACCGGACTGGAATTTAAGACTGGTAAAAAAATCCTCAAATCCAAGATGGGAAGGTGGAGAAAT is drawn from Persephonella sp. and contains these coding sequences:
- a CDS encoding glycosyltransferase family 2 protein, translating into MDKLPLSVALISFNEEENIGRTLDAVQDIASEIILVDSGSTDKTVEIARSYGAKVFIEEWKGFRDQKNSALEKCTQEWILFLDCDEVASKELKKSIINAVKNPFADGYMINRKTVYLGKLLNHAWQPDWNLRLVKKSSNPRWEGGEIHEFLVIDGKVKKIEGNLLHYSYKDIKDHFTKVVNYSYLSAVDLNKKGKRFKFYKLFFNPFASFVREYFLKKGFLDGIRGFIIAVSATVYSFLKYIYLWEMQKKDGEG